From Citricoccus sp. SGAir0253, a single genomic window includes:
- a CDS encoding PLP-dependent aminotransferase family protein, with product MTITPITTLGDLTTRRGTAGDPLRGRLPLARRADGLVGSVIDSSTSLLAAQTHDIVRFAMGAPAAESVPAEQFRRIAAEVLDHDSFTYGATEGEPGLIETVVEHHSTTPEPTHPDRLVITSGGMQGLDLAFKLFVDPGDLVAVESPTYTNGSGTALSYGADVLEVPVDRDGMDVDALEDLVASTGRLPRVIYTIPTFQNPSGTTLSEPRRRRLLNLAHHWGSVILDDDPYGSLRFAGTRVPGFRELSPDDPLVFSVRTFSKVLAPGLRVGWVDADPRLRHLLIAGKQAMDTCTNVPGQHIVERFVRQGGYDDHLARLRVEYRRRKEAMDAAIARHLGPRVRTTDPEGGFFLWVTLQGEDARVSASRLFEIALAEGVAFIPGPALSPAGRFGDAFRLCFASTTPERTEIGVQRLARALDIARAEVDR from the coding sequence ATGACCATCACCCCCATCACCACCCTGGGAGACCTCACCACCCGGCGCGGCACCGCCGGCGACCCCCTCCGCGGCAGGCTGCCCCTGGCCCGCCGCGCCGACGGCCTCGTCGGCTCGGTCATCGACTCCTCCACCTCCCTGCTGGCCGCCCAGACGCACGACATCGTCCGGTTCGCCATGGGGGCCCCGGCGGCCGAGTCCGTGCCCGCCGAGCAGTTCCGCCGGATCGCCGCGGAGGTCCTGGACCACGACTCCTTCACCTACGGCGCCACGGAGGGCGAGCCCGGGCTGATCGAGACGGTGGTGGAGCACCACTCCACCACGCCCGAGCCCACGCACCCCGACCGCCTCGTCATCACCTCCGGCGGCATGCAGGGGCTGGACCTGGCGTTCAAGCTGTTCGTGGACCCCGGGGACCTCGTGGCGGTGGAGAGCCCCACGTACACCAACGGGTCCGGCACGGCCCTGAGCTACGGCGCGGACGTGCTGGAGGTCCCCGTGGACCGGGACGGGATGGACGTGGACGCGCTCGAGGACCTGGTGGCCTCGACCGGGCGGCTGCCCCGCGTCATCTACACGATCCCCACCTTCCAGAACCCCTCCGGCACGACCCTCAGCGAACCGCGCCGGCGCCGCCTGCTGAACCTCGCGCACCACTGGGGCTCGGTCATCCTCGACGACGACCCGTACGGGAGCCTGCGCTTCGCCGGCACCCGGGTCCCCGGGTTCCGGGAGCTCAGCCCGGACGACCCGCTCGTGTTCTCGGTGCGCACCTTCTCCAAGGTCCTGGCCCCGGGACTGCGCGTGGGCTGGGTGGACGCCGACCCGCGGCTGCGCCACCTGCTCATCGCCGGCAAGCAGGCCATGGACACCTGCACGAACGTGCCCGGCCAGCACATCGTGGAGCGCTTCGTGCGCCAGGGCGGCTACGACGACCACCTGGCCCGCCTGCGCGTCGAGTACCGCCGGCGCAAGGAGGCCATGGACGCCGCGATCGCCCGGCACCTCGGACCGCGCGTGAGGACCACCGACCCCGAGGGCGGCTTCTTCCTCTGGGTGACGCTGCAGGGCGAGGACGCCCGGGTCTCCGCCTCGCGGCTGTTCGAGATCGCCCTCGCGGAGGGCGTGGCGTTCATCCCCGGTCCGGCGCTGTCCCCGGCCGGGCGGTTCGGGGACGCCTTCCGGCTGTGCTTCGCCTCCACGACGCCGGAGCGCACCGAGATCGGCGTGCAGCGGCTGGCGAGGGCGCTGGACATCGCCCGCGCGGAGGTGGACCGCTGA